One uncultured Caproiciproducens sp. DNA segment encodes these proteins:
- a CDS encoding sulfite exporter TauE/SafE family protein, with translation MYFIVSFIASVVGAICGIGGGVIIKPVLDCFNVASVSTISFLSGCTVLSMSCYSVGKAFIAHDSKVDMKIGTPLAIGAACGGLLGKYLFDNVKALFQNTETIGAIQSICLVLITVGTLLYTLYKDKIPAMHLTSKTICAAIGLFLGIMSSFLGIGGGPINLVVLFFFFSMDTKTAAQNSLYIILISQIFSLLFTFVSGTVPNFAPMSLAVMVVGGVTGGILGRIFNKRIDNKTVNHLFISIMVVIVIISSYNIYKFLVIG, from the coding sequence ATGTATTTCATAGTTAGCTTCATTGCATCTGTAGTAGGTGCAATTTGCGGAATCGGCGGCGGCGTAATTATCAAACCGGTGCTGGACTGTTTTAATGTTGCGAGCGTATCAACAATCAGCTTTTTATCCGGCTGTACCGTTTTGTCTATGTCATGTTATTCCGTAGGAAAGGCATTCATCGCACATGACAGCAAAGTAGATATGAAAATTGGAACTCCGCTCGCGATCGGAGCAGCCTGCGGAGGATTGCTGGGAAAATACCTTTTTGATAACGTTAAGGCTCTATTTCAGAATACTGAAACAATAGGAGCGATTCAGTCAATTTGTCTGGTGCTCATTACCGTTGGAACATTGCTCTATACTCTTTATAAAGATAAGATTCCCGCAATGCATCTTACAAGTAAAACGATCTGTGCTGCAATTGGTTTGTTTTTGGGAATTATGTCCAGCTTTTTGGGCATTGGCGGTGGACCAATTAATTTAGTGGTTTTGTTTTTTTTCTTTTCGATGGATACGAAAACTGCCGCGCAGAATTCTCTTTATATCATCCTGATTTCTCAAATTTTTAGCTTGCTTTTTACTTTTGTAAGCGGTACGGTACCCAATTTTGCCCCAATGAGTTTAGCTGTTATGGTGGTTGGCGGGGTTACTGGTGGAATCTTGGGGCGTATTTTTAATAAGCGGATCGACAATAAAACCGTCAATCACTTATTTATATCAATTATGGTTGTTATTGTTATAATCAGCAGCTATAACATTTATAAGTTTCTAGTGATAGGATAA